One segment of Arthrobacter sp. MMS18-M83 DNA contains the following:
- the aspS gene encoding aspartate--tRNA ligase, whose protein sequence is MLRTHDLGSLRSEHIGQTVTLAGWVGRRRDHGGVAFVDLRDASGVAQVVVREEEVFHGLRNEYVLQIVGTVSKRPEGNENPHLATGEIEVIAEKVVILNTSDPLPFQIDEHVEVGEEARLKHRYLDLRRPGPAHNLRLRSEANRVARELLHKQGYVEIETPTLTRSTPEGARDFVVPARLAPGSWYALPQSPQLFKQLLQVGGFEKYYQIARCYRDEDFRADRQPEFTQLDIEASFVDQDDIIELGESIVKALWKLIEVEIPTPIRRMTYHEAMAKYGSDKPDLRFGLELTELTEFFKDTNFGVFKAPYVGAVVMPGGASQARRALDAWQEWAKQRGAKGLAYVLFKEDGELTGPVAKNLTDTERAGLADAVGAKPGDCIFFAAGEKSPSRALLGAARVEIGHRTGLIDPKDWAFVWIVDAPMFEPAAAAVASGDVAVGGGQWTALHHAFTSPKPEYLDSFDKDPESALSYAYDIVCNGNEIGGGSIRIHEADVQERVFELMGLDKEDAQTKFGFLLEGFKYGAPPHGGMAFGWDRVVALLAGVDSIRDVIAFPKSGGGYDPLTAAPAPITAQQRKEAGVDFKPEAKPQGKSD, encoded by the coding sequence GTGCTGCGCACACATGACCTCGGATCCTTGCGTTCCGAGCACATTGGACAGACCGTTACCCTGGCAGGCTGGGTAGGCCGCCGCCGCGATCACGGTGGCGTGGCCTTCGTCGATCTGCGTGACGCGTCCGGTGTCGCCCAGGTGGTCGTCCGCGAGGAAGAGGTCTTCCACGGCCTGCGCAACGAATATGTGCTGCAGATCGTGGGCACCGTCAGCAAGCGTCCCGAAGGCAACGAGAACCCGCACCTCGCCACTGGCGAGATCGAGGTGATCGCCGAGAAAGTGGTGATCCTCAACACCTCGGACCCGTTGCCGTTCCAGATCGACGAGCACGTGGAGGTCGGAGAGGAAGCGCGCCTCAAGCACCGCTATCTCGACCTGCGCCGCCCTGGCCCCGCCCACAACCTGCGTCTGCGTTCCGAGGCCAACCGCGTGGCCCGCGAACTGCTTCACAAGCAGGGTTATGTTGAGATCGAAACCCCCACCCTGACGCGGTCGACGCCGGAAGGCGCCCGTGACTTCGTTGTTCCTGCGCGCTTGGCGCCGGGTTCCTGGTACGCGCTTCCGCAGTCGCCGCAGCTTTTCAAGCAGCTGCTCCAGGTTGGCGGTTTCGAAAAGTACTACCAGATCGCCCGTTGCTACCGCGACGAAGACTTCCGTGCGGACCGCCAGCCGGAATTCACCCAGCTCGACATCGAAGCCAGCTTCGTTGACCAGGACGACATCATTGAGCTCGGCGAAAGCATCGTCAAAGCATTGTGGAAGTTGATCGAGGTCGAGATCCCGACGCCGATCCGCCGCATGACGTACCACGAGGCCATGGCGAAGTACGGCTCAGACAAGCCGGACCTGCGTTTCGGCCTGGAACTCACCGAACTGACGGAGTTCTTCAAGGACACGAACTTTGGTGTCTTCAAGGCTCCCTACGTTGGCGCGGTCGTCATGCCCGGTGGTGCCTCGCAGGCCCGCCGCGCACTGGACGCCTGGCAGGAATGGGCCAAGCAGCGTGGCGCCAAGGGGCTTGCCTACGTTCTGTTCAAGGAAGACGGCGAGCTCACGGGTCCCGTTGCCAAGAACCTGACGGACACCGAACGTGCCGGGCTGGCCGACGCCGTGGGCGCAAAGCCCGGCGATTGCATCTTCTTCGCCGCCGGAGAGAAGTCCCCGTCCCGCGCCCTGCTTGGTGCTGCCCGCGTTGAGATCGGCCACCGCACCGGCCTGATCGACCCCAAGGATTGGGCCTTCGTCTGGATCGTGGACGCCCCGATGTTCGAACCTGCTGCTGCGGCAGTCGCTTCCGGCGACGTCGCGGTGGGTGGCGGCCAGTGGACGGCCCTGCACCATGCCTTCACTTCCCCGAAGCCCGAGTACCTGGACTCGTTCGACAAGGACCCGGAATCGGCCCTGTCCTACGCCTACGACATCGTGTGCAACGGCAACGAAATCGGCGGCGGATCCATCCGTATCCACGAGGCCGATGTCCAGGAGCGCGTTTTCGAGCTCATGGGCCTGGACAAGGAAGACGCGCAGACCAAGTTCGGCTTCCTTCTTGAGGGATTCAAGTACGGCGCGCCTCCGCACGGCGGCATGGCCTTCGGTTGGGACCGCGTCGTGGCCCTGCTGGCCGGCGTTGACTCGATCCGCGACGTCATCGCTTTCCCGAAGTCGGGCGGCGGTTACGACCCCCTGACCGCTGCTCCTGCGCCCATCACGGCGCAGCAGCGCAAGGAAGCCGGAGTCGACTTCAAGCCTGAAGCCAAGCCGCAGGGCAAGTCCGACTAA
- a CDS encoding DUF349 domain-containing protein, which produces MTDSQKSDETAVVANEEEIQAPAAAETRAESAAPVDDAAESSAVAEQAGVEPAAPVADAAEPAAPVADAAEPAAPAADAAEPAAPVEPAAKTASPTPRPAPSHAPSPAAFAARPKAAASVIPAAPAAQPTAVSLAEAAKWGRAEGDGHVFLTIDGEEQPVGQYPGVSTDEALAYFARKYEDVVAQIVLMEHRVESKAPATDMQKTVDHLREQLAERNMVGDIRTAETRLDALAGQISELEKSEKAAHDAARAAELAAREAIVAEAESIASQDPSQVQWKTSSARMNELFESWKTAQKNGIRLGRSNEDALWKRFRSARTVFDRHRRAYFSQLDSTNSAAKVAKEQLIVEAEALSSSTDWGFAAGEYRRLMDQWKATPRASRKDDDALWLRFRAAQDVFFSNRQAANDEIDQQYTVNLAVKEDLIAEAQALLPITDLNAAKKALQSIRDRWEEAGKVPRADMGRIEAGLRKVEDAVREAEDDKWRRSNPETKARTNSALSQLEAAIAGLREDLEKAEKAGDQRRIKNAREALEAREAWLDQIQRSASDLA; this is translated from the coding sequence GTGACAGACAGTCAGAAATCCGACGAAACTGCAGTAGTGGCCAACGAAGAAGAAATCCAGGCACCGGCGGCGGCCGAGACCAGAGCTGAATCAGCTGCGCCGGTAGACGACGCAGCCGAGTCCTCGGCGGTAGCCGAGCAAGCCGGCGTCGAGCCCGCTGCTCCGGTAGCCGACGCGGCAGAGCCCGCTGCTCCGGTAGCCGACGCGGCAGAGCCCGCTGCCCCGGCAGCCGACGCGGCAGAGCCCGCTGCCCCGGTAGAGCCCGCTGCCAAGACTGCTTCTCCGACACCACGCCCGGCCCCCTCGCACGCACCATCTCCCGCAGCTTTTGCTGCCCGTCCGAAGGCCGCAGCGAGCGTGATTCCAGCCGCACCGGCTGCCCAGCCCACAGCTGTGTCGCTCGCGGAGGCCGCCAAGTGGGGGCGCGCGGAGGGTGACGGTCATGTCTTCCTGACCATCGACGGCGAAGAGCAGCCGGTGGGACAGTACCCAGGCGTGAGCACTGACGAGGCGTTGGCCTACTTCGCCCGGAAGTACGAGGACGTCGTCGCGCAGATCGTTTTGATGGAACACCGCGTGGAGTCCAAGGCCCCTGCCACGGACATGCAGAAGACGGTGGACCACCTGCGCGAGCAGCTCGCTGAGCGCAACATGGTGGGCGACATCCGCACCGCGGAAACCCGCTTGGACGCGTTGGCCGGACAGATTTCTGAACTGGAAAAGTCCGAGAAAGCCGCGCACGATGCCGCTCGCGCGGCCGAACTCGCTGCGCGCGAAGCGATCGTTGCAGAGGCCGAATCCATTGCGTCCCAGGATCCGTCCCAGGTCCAGTGGAAGACGTCCAGCGCCCGCATGAACGAACTCTTCGAAAGCTGGAAGACGGCTCAGAAGAACGGCATCCGGCTCGGGCGCAGCAACGAGGACGCCCTCTGGAAGCGGTTCCGCTCGGCCCGTACCGTGTTTGATCGCCACCGCCGCGCCTACTTCTCCCAGTTGGACAGCACCAACTCGGCCGCTAAGGTCGCGAAGGAACAGCTGATTGTCGAGGCCGAAGCCCTCTCCAGCTCGACGGACTGGGGATTTGCGGCCGGCGAATACCGCCGCCTCATGGACCAGTGGAAGGCTACGCCCCGCGCCAGCCGCAAGGACGATGACGCCCTCTGGTTGCGCTTCCGCGCCGCCCAGGACGTCTTCTTCAGCAACCGCCAAGCCGCCAACGATGAGATTGACCAGCAGTACACGGTCAACCTTGCCGTCAAGGAAGATCTGATCGCTGAGGCCCAGGCATTGCTGCCGATCACGGATCTGAACGCCGCGAAGAAGGCCCTTCAGTCCATCCGTGATCGTTGGGAAGAAGCCGGCAAGGTGCCGCGCGCCGACATGGGCAGGATTGAAGCCGGCCTGCGCAAGGTCGAGGACGCCGTCCGGGAAGCCGAAGACGACAAGTGGCGCCGGAGCAACCCGGAGACCAAAGCCCGCACCAACAGCGCCCTGTCGCAGCTTGAAGCTGCAATCGCCGGCCTGAGAGAAGATCTGGAGAAGGCTGAAAAGGCCGGAGACCAGCGCCGCATCAAGAACGCCCGTGAGGCCCTTGAGGCCCGCGAGGCTTGGCTTGACCAGATCCAGCGCTCGGCAAGCGACCTCGCCTAG
- a CDS encoding peptidylprolyl isomerase → MAIRPRDNREAKRRIRQMEAKRELRRAQGKRRRRDNVIAVGAAAAVLIAAVVLQLTVFNSNPSESEFAAAQAGLSSPSASPSATATNSAGTNSADIPKADTAAGKTFTGQLSLNGGIVGVELYGTTAPQAAAVYKSLTDAGYYSGLKCPRLTTADNFSVLQCGAKGADTTDDPNFHWGPLENTPANNTYPAGTIAVARTGNNAYGNGHQFFIVYKDTVIPPDSAGGYTIVGKVTGGMDVVTKIAQAGINPGSSATDGAPVAPVTIDSFSLK, encoded by the coding sequence TTGGCTATAAGGCCGCGGGACAACCGTGAAGCCAAACGGCGCATCAGGCAGATGGAAGCCAAGCGCGAGCTTCGGCGTGCCCAGGGCAAGCGGCGCCGTCGGGACAATGTGATCGCCGTCGGTGCGGCTGCCGCCGTACTGATCGCCGCCGTCGTACTTCAGCTCACCGTGTTCAACTCGAACCCGAGCGAGTCGGAGTTCGCAGCGGCGCAGGCCGGGCTCAGTTCGCCGTCGGCGTCGCCTTCCGCCACGGCCACAAACAGCGCGGGGACAAACAGTGCGGACATTCCCAAAGCGGATACCGCGGCAGGCAAAACTTTCACTGGCCAACTCAGCCTCAACGGCGGGATTGTCGGAGTCGAACTGTACGGCACCACGGCTCCCCAGGCCGCTGCCGTCTACAAATCCCTCACCGATGCGGGTTACTACAGCGGCCTCAAGTGCCCGCGACTGACCACTGCCGACAACTTCTCGGTGCTGCAGTGCGGTGCCAAGGGAGCGGACACCACTGACGACCCCAACTTCCACTGGGGACCGCTGGAGAACACGCCCGCCAACAACACCTATCCGGCCGGAACAATCGCCGTCGCGCGAACCGGAAACAACGCCTACGGCAACGGGCACCAATTCTTCATCGTGTACAAGGACACCGTCATTCCCCCGGATTCCGCCGGCGGCTACACGATCGTAGGCAAAGTGACGGGCGGCATGGACGTCGTGACGAAGATTGCCCAGGCGGGCATAAATCCGGGCAGCAGCGCCACGGACGGCGCCCCTGTGGCACCTGTCACGATAGACTCGTTTTCTCTGAAGTAA
- a CDS encoding M20 family metallo-hydrolase → MSTPTIGANTGVTAAEAFLRDFRSLSAIGETPGHGVDRQAATTADAQARTWFTSLAAQYGFRTETDQVGNIYALLEWTPGAPYVLVGSHLDSQPTAGKYDGAYGVAAALHAGRRLAESAVPGEKPKYNLAVVDWFNEEGCRFAPSMMGSSVYTGKLPAETALAITDVDGVTVRQALSAIGQLGSGSGPQAAAYAEIHIEQGRSLEDSGTTIGLVHSCWAAAKYSVTVHGEQAHTGSAVIADRKDALLGASRIVVLLREIADHFQGAVLHTSVGQLTVYPNSPVVVPSKVELVMDMRTADEDVLAAAKTLLRAGISHIEVETNVSIDVEESHAWGINPYQPAGVELARECADKLELSSAPVFTLAGHDSINMKDIVPTVMLFVPSVDGISHNEREFTHDDDACAGVDMLTEVVARLCRGDLDGAK, encoded by the coding sequence ATGAGCACCCCTACTATCGGAGCGAACACAGGCGTCACCGCTGCTGAGGCCTTCCTCCGCGACTTCCGCAGCCTCTCCGCCATTGGCGAGACCCCAGGCCATGGCGTAGACCGGCAGGCAGCAACCACCGCCGACGCACAGGCCCGCACCTGGTTCACCTCCTTGGCTGCCCAGTACGGCTTCCGCACCGAAACGGACCAGGTAGGCAACATCTACGCCCTCCTGGAATGGACGCCCGGCGCGCCTTACGTCCTGGTTGGATCTCACCTGGACAGCCAGCCGACAGCCGGCAAGTACGACGGCGCCTATGGGGTGGCTGCCGCCCTGCACGCCGGGCGGCGCCTGGCCGAGTCCGCCGTTCCCGGGGAGAAGCCCAAGTACAACCTGGCCGTGGTGGACTGGTTCAACGAAGAGGGCTGCCGCTTCGCGCCTTCCATGATGGGAAGCTCCGTCTACACCGGAAAACTGCCGGCTGAAACCGCCCTCGCCATCACCGACGTCGATGGCGTCACCGTGCGCCAGGCGCTGTCCGCCATCGGGCAGCTTGGCAGCGGCAGCGGCCCCCAGGCGGCAGCCTACGCCGAGATCCACATTGAGCAGGGCCGGTCCCTCGAGGACTCCGGAACCACGATAGGCCTGGTTCACTCCTGCTGGGCCGCAGCCAAATACAGCGTCACCGTCCATGGCGAGCAAGCCCACACGGGTTCGGCCGTCATCGCCGACCGCAAGGATGCCCTCCTGGGCGCGTCTCGGATTGTGGTCCTGCTGCGCGAGATCGCAGACCACTTCCAGGGAGCTGTGCTGCACACCTCGGTGGGGCAGCTAACCGTCTACCCGAACTCGCCCGTGGTGGTTCCGTCCAAGGTGGAACTGGTCATGGACATGCGCACCGCAGACGAGGACGTGCTGGCCGCGGCCAAAACGCTGCTCCGTGCCGGCATCTCCCACATCGAGGTCGAAACCAACGTCTCGATCGATGTCGAGGAATCCCATGCCTGGGGCATCAACCCGTACCAGCCCGCCGGCGTCGAACTGGCCCGCGAGTGCGCCGACAAGCTGGAGCTAAGCAGTGCCCCCGTTTTCACCCTGGCCGGCCACGACTCGATCAACATGAAGGACATCGTTCCCACGGTCATGCTGTTTGTCCCCAGCGTGGACGGCATCTCACACAACGAGCGCGAGTTCACACACGACGACGACGCCTGCGCCGGAGTGGACATGCTCACCGAAGTGGTGGCCCGCCTCTGCCGTGGAGACCTGGACGGGGCGAAATGA
- a CDS encoding nitrilase-related carbon-nitrogen hydrolase, whose product MTPAHEPDVRVAVLQATGLVGSPAENLRRIAARAQEARQRGAELLVTPELFTSGYAPTAVHGTDGTAQREQLAAIAVEHGIALAASTVEHEDGRRYISASLFGPDGTELARYRKQNLFGTDENSVFTPGSEAPAVVDFKGVKIALGICFDVEFPEFVRSTALAGAELLCVPTAVPLRAGDDAGEQPFDTRLIPSMVVPTRALESQIFIAYANHAGPDFAGLSTVADPYGRRLATASGEGELILADVDLAVLAQARRDTDYLARFMTNEPTATNH is encoded by the coding sequence ATGACACCGGCGCACGAGCCTGATGTGCGTGTTGCCGTCCTTCAGGCTACCGGCCTCGTTGGTTCGCCGGCCGAAAACCTCCGGCGCATCGCAGCCCGGGCGCAGGAGGCCCGGCAACGCGGCGCAGAGCTCCTGGTCACCCCGGAGCTGTTCACCAGCGGCTATGCACCAACCGCGGTCCACGGCACCGACGGCACCGCGCAGCGCGAGCAGCTCGCCGCCATCGCCGTCGAACACGGCATCGCACTGGCGGCCTCCACCGTGGAACATGAGGACGGCAGGCGCTACATCAGCGCCTCCCTGTTTGGCCCCGACGGCACGGAACTGGCCCGCTACCGCAAGCAGAACCTGTTCGGCACCGACGAGAACTCTGTGTTCACGCCCGGAAGCGAGGCGCCCGCCGTCGTGGACTTCAAGGGTGTCAAGATCGCCCTGGGCATTTGCTTCGACGTCGAGTTCCCCGAGTTCGTGCGGTCCACCGCCCTGGCGGGCGCCGAGTTGCTGTGCGTGCCGACGGCGGTACCGCTGCGGGCCGGGGACGACGCTGGCGAGCAGCCCTTCGACACACGGCTGATCCCCTCCATGGTGGTCCCCACCCGCGCTCTCGAAAGCCAGATCTTCATCGCGTACGCCAACCATGCCGGCCCGGACTTCGCAGGGTTGAGCACCGTCGCCGACCCGTATGGGCGGCGGCTGGCGACGGCATCCGGCGAAGGTGAGCTGATCCTCGCCGACGTGGACCTCGCGGTCCTTGCCCAGGCTCGCCGGGACACCGACTACCTGGCCCGCTTCATGACCAACGAACCTACCGCAACAAACCACTAA
- a CDS encoding amino acid permease produces MTTNIPVEERPTAVRSDEQSGYKKGLSNRQVQMIGMGGAIGTGLFLGAGGRLALAGPVLPVVYAICGVFAFFVLRALGELVLHRPSSGSFVSYAREFFGEKAAYVSGWVYAISWALTAIVDITAIAVYFHYWTAFSSVPQWVLALAALAVVTGVNLISVKLFGELEFWFAIIKVGALVAFLIVGGIFFAGNFPVAGHSPGFSLIAENGGLLPNGLLPAVIIVQGIVFAYAGIDLIGVAAGETKNPAKVMPKAVNAVIFRIAIFYVGSSALLALLLPFNAYKAGESPFVTFFAAIGVPGAGDVMNFVVLTAALSSLNAGLYSTGRIYRSMAQTGTAPKFMERMSRGGVPYGGILFTAAITLLGVGLNAVVPAMAFEIALNATALAILCTWGTIVLCQLKLYKLSRKGLMLRPAFRMLGAPRTSYLTLAFLAGVMVLMVFDFPVGTYTVVSLAIIVPALIAGWFAVRKRVSELAIINPGSHLLPVITSTPKNQTEGSAS; encoded by the coding sequence ATGACCACCAACATCCCTGTCGAGGAGCGGCCAACGGCTGTCCGCTCCGACGAACAGTCCGGATATAAGAAAGGCCTGTCCAACAGGCAGGTGCAGATGATCGGGATGGGCGGTGCCATCGGCACCGGCTTGTTCCTTGGCGCCGGAGGCCGGCTTGCTTTGGCCGGTCCTGTCCTTCCCGTTGTCTATGCGATCTGCGGCGTCTTCGCCTTCTTCGTCCTGCGAGCCCTGGGCGAGCTCGTCCTGCACCGTCCGTCGTCGGGCTCCTTCGTTTCCTACGCGAGGGAGTTCTTCGGCGAAAAGGCTGCCTATGTTTCGGGCTGGGTGTACGCGATCTCCTGGGCGCTCACGGCGATCGTGGACATCACCGCCATCGCGGTCTACTTCCACTACTGGACGGCCTTCAGCTCCGTTCCCCAGTGGGTCCTGGCTCTGGCTGCACTGGCGGTCGTGACCGGCGTGAACCTGATTTCCGTCAAGCTTTTCGGTGAACTCGAGTTCTGGTTCGCCATCATCAAGGTAGGTGCCTTGGTGGCCTTCCTGATCGTTGGCGGCATCTTCTTCGCCGGCAATTTCCCCGTCGCAGGCCACAGCCCCGGTTTCTCCCTGATCGCCGAAAACGGCGGCCTGCTGCCGAACGGGCTCCTGCCGGCCGTCATCATCGTCCAGGGCATCGTGTTCGCCTACGCCGGGATAGACCTGATCGGTGTCGCGGCCGGTGAAACAAAGAACCCGGCGAAGGTCATGCCGAAGGCTGTCAACGCGGTGATTTTTCGGATCGCTATCTTCTACGTCGGGTCTTCGGCGCTGCTGGCCCTGCTGCTTCCCTTCAACGCCTACAAGGCCGGCGAATCGCCGTTCGTGACCTTCTTTGCCGCCATTGGCGTCCCTGGTGCAGGCGATGTCATGAACTTCGTGGTGCTGACCGCGGCGTTGTCCAGCCTGAACGCGGGCCTGTATTCGACCGGACGTATCTACCGCTCCATGGCCCAGACCGGCACGGCGCCCAAGTTCATGGAACGGATGAGCCGAGGGGGTGTTCCCTACGGCGGAATCCTCTTCACCGCGGCCATCACCTTGCTGGGAGTGGGACTGAATGCCGTGGTTCCGGCCATGGCCTTCGAGATCGCACTCAACGCGACGGCGTTGGCCATCCTGTGTACCTGGGGAACCATCGTCCTGTGCCAGCTCAAGCTCTACAAGCTGTCCAGGAAGGGGCTCATGCTCCGGCCGGCGTTCCGGATGCTTGGCGCTCCACGGACGTCATACCTCACTTTGGCTTTTCTCGCCGGCGTCATGGTCCTTATGGTCTTCGACTTCCCCGTGGGGACATACACGGTTGTATCCCTTGCCATCATTGTTCCGGCACTCATCGCCGGATGGTTCGCCGTCCGCAAACGCGTGAGCGAACTGGCAATCATCAATCCCGGAAGCCATCTCCTTCCGGTCATCACATCCACTCCCAAGAACCAAACGGAAGGCTCCGCATCATGA
- a CDS encoding DUF222 domain-containing protein, protein MARLEARTAALKATLAADYVHAARLLAGPAASPQERTAQELALLAEVACVLTVSERTAGALLSESQALTKVLPRTLAALQSGTISWQHARIMVEETGGLDPAGAAALEAHFLDPDAPNPARGCPAGDLVPSRFRTKARTWRERHHPAGLEERHAARARDRRVEYLPDRDGMAWISAHLPADTAAGIWERTTAAARALQGPHEARTLAQLRADITATWLLTNHTTGGTVTGRTVTGGTRAGGAGPGRQGTGGAGCVPSPRAQVLVTVPVLSLLGATEEPAMLDGYGPIPPSMARRLITDGADSFHRVLTDPRDGAPLEIGRTSYRLTKAQRQWLRLRDGKCPFPGCNNHSLDNDADHLLAWAEGGTTGISNLGQPCPKHHRLKHRTAWTPTTASKNHPPGWTSPSQRHYPSEHQDWEPPRWPHHVPITETDTDSDTRPDQEVPAHPEPELPPDPLPDWHSFTAAHPWPHADAHDTDDPRRPAPPNNPSGAVFQGT, encoded by the coding sequence GTGGCCCGGCTGGAAGCCAGGACCGCCGCGCTGAAAGCGACGCTCGCCGCGGACTACGTCCACGCGGCCAGGCTCCTGGCGGGGCCGGCGGCATCACCGCAGGAACGCACCGCCCAGGAGCTGGCCCTGCTCGCCGAGGTCGCCTGCGTCCTGACCGTCAGCGAACGAACCGCCGGCGCGCTCCTGTCCGAAAGCCAGGCACTGACCAAGGTGCTGCCGCGGACCCTGGCGGCCCTGCAGTCCGGGACGATCTCCTGGCAGCACGCCCGGATCATGGTCGAGGAAACCGGCGGCCTGGACCCCGCCGGGGCAGCCGCCCTGGAAGCGCACTTCCTGGACCCCGACGCACCCAACCCCGCCCGGGGGTGCCCGGCCGGGGACCTCGTCCCGTCCCGGTTCCGCACCAAGGCACGCACCTGGCGGGAACGCCACCACCCCGCCGGCCTCGAGGAACGCCACGCCGCACGAGCCCGGGACCGGCGCGTCGAATACCTCCCGGACCGTGACGGCATGGCATGGATCTCCGCCCACCTCCCGGCAGATACCGCCGCCGGGATCTGGGAACGGACCACCGCCGCCGCCCGCGCCCTCCAAGGCCCCCACGAGGCCCGCACCCTCGCCCAGCTCCGCGCCGACATCACCGCCACCTGGCTCCTCACCAACCACACCACCGGCGGGACAGTCACCGGCAGGACGGTCACCGGCGGCACGCGAGCGGGCGGGGCCGGACCAGGGCGGCAGGGAACGGGCGGGGCGGGGTGCGTCCCGTCCCCGAGGGCGCAGGTCCTGGTCACCGTCCCGGTCCTGTCCCTCCTGGGCGCCACCGAGGAACCGGCCATGCTGGACGGGTACGGGCCGATCCCGCCCTCCATGGCACGCCGCCTGATCACCGACGGCGCCGACTCCTTCCACCGCGTCCTGACCGACCCCCGCGACGGCGCGCCGCTGGAAATCGGACGGACCAGCTACCGCCTCACCAAGGCCCAGCGCCAATGGCTGAGGCTCCGCGACGGCAAATGCCCCTTCCCCGGCTGCAACAACCACTCCCTGGACAACGACGCCGACCACCTCCTGGCCTGGGCCGAGGGAGGCACCACCGGCATCTCCAACCTGGGCCAGCCCTGCCCCAAACACCACCGCCTCAAACACCGGACCGCATGGACACCCACCACCGCCAGCAAGAACCACCCGCCCGGGTGGACCTCACCCTCACAACGGCACTACCCCAGCGAACACCAGGACTGGGAACCACCCCGCTGGCCACACCATGTCCCGATCACGGAGACGGACACGGACTCGGACACACGCCCGGACCAAGAAGTGCCCGCACATCCCGAACCGGAACTGCCCCCGGATCCCCTACCGGACTGGCACTCCTTCACAGCCGCACACCCATGGCCCCACGCCGACGCCCACGACACGGACGATCCCCGCCGGCCCGCGCCCCCGAACAACCCCTCAGGTGCCGTGTTCCAAGGCACCTGA
- a CDS encoding type IV toxin-antitoxin system AbiEi family antitoxin: MASGFPSPKQQDFLAQELYEPSPLFTWAELQSMAGDGVLTPLYEKSFTPPGLAVTPRLRACAAASVVPDRIRRKVIAGRMTAAWIYGCADAPERLSLLVDAKHRISSVRSARGCILHEVRLGQLDVVSIGGLLVTSPLRTAVDVAMHVEADRAVPALRMLLSRDELGVRLRLLTLAVEASPRVPHKKAALRKLAALSLPSDAFPPEAAA, encoded by the coding sequence ATGGCCTCTGGATTCCCTTCCCCGAAACAACAGGATTTCCTCGCCCAGGAATTATATGAGCCCAGCCCCCTGTTCACGTGGGCCGAGCTGCAATCAATGGCCGGCGACGGCGTGCTCACGCCGCTCTACGAGAAAAGCTTTACCCCTCCCGGACTCGCTGTCACGCCTCGGCTTCGCGCATGTGCAGCCGCCTCGGTGGTTCCGGATCGCATCCGCAGGAAAGTCATTGCGGGCCGGATGACTGCGGCCTGGATCTACGGTTGCGCCGATGCTCCAGAGAGGCTTTCGCTCCTGGTGGACGCGAAACACCGCATCTCGAGCGTGCGATCGGCCCGCGGCTGCATTTTGCACGAAGTCCGCTTGGGCCAACTGGATGTGGTCAGTATCGGCGGACTGCTGGTGACCAGTCCGCTCCGGACGGCCGTGGATGTGGCCATGCACGTCGAAGCCGACAGGGCCGTTCCTGCCCTGAGAATGCTGCTCTCCCGGGATGAACTCGGCGTCCGGTTGCGGCTCCTGACCCTCGCAGTGGAGGCCTCTCCGAGGGTCCCCCACAAGAAGGCTGCGTTGCGCAAGCTCGCTGCGCTATCGCTTCCGTCTGACGCATTCCCACCTGAGGCGGCCGCCTGA